Proteins found in one Labrenzia sp. VG12 genomic segment:
- a CDS encoding DUF6384 family protein, whose amino-acid sequence MASKSDAPLDDLMMAMDVVDTLRHEEGQVARELKSDERDAAMVERLRQVYASQGIDVPHHILKAGVEDLKRDRFVYAPPSAGFQRTLAMIYISRSTWSKWLAAAIGVIVVFVAAWYFIVKLPAQRAEADLQARLQALPATYTELVGRVDTLTDNAEIEAEAQRLADDGRLALTDGKNEAAFKAETDLRDLAAKLQEVFEVRIISREGIPTGVERIPEANPETQNYYIVVEVIDPDGNVLERDIVSEENSAAKRVDKWGQRVSQTIYDAVRRDKMEDGIVQKGVLGQKRRGDLEINWRSGVQDGAITSW is encoded by the coding sequence ATGGCAAGCAAATCCGACGCCCCGCTCGACGATCTCATGATGGCGATGGACGTGGTCGACACGCTGCGCCACGAAGAAGGCCAGGTCGCCCGGGAACTGAAGTCAGACGAGCGAGACGCGGCCATGGTCGAGCGGTTGCGTCAGGTCTATGCCTCCCAGGGCATCGACGTTCCCCATCACATCCTGAAGGCCGGCGTTGAGGATCTGAAGCGCGACCGGTTCGTCTACGCCCCGCCCTCGGCCGGGTTCCAGCGCACCCTGGCCATGATCTACATTTCGCGGAGCACCTGGTCCAAGTGGCTGGCGGCAGCGATCGGTGTCATCGTGGTGTTCGTGGCCGCCTGGTACTTCATCGTGAAGCTGCCGGCCCAACGCGCGGAAGCCGATCTGCAGGCACGCCTGCAGGCCCTGCCGGCGACATACACCGAGTTGGTCGGACGCGTGGATACCCTCACGGACAATGCGGAGATCGAGGCAGAAGCACAACGCCTGGCTGACGATGGCCGCCTGGCACTAACGGACGGCAAGAACGAAGCCGCCTTCAAGGCGGAAACGGACTTGCGCGATCTGGCCGCAAAACTGCAGGAAGTCTTCGAGGTCAGGATCATCTCGCGCGAAGGCATTCCGACCGGCGTTGAGCGCATTCCGGAAGCCAATCCGGAAACCCAGAACTACTACATCGTCGTCGAGGTGATCGATCCGGACGGCAACGTCCTGGAACGCGACATCGTTTCGGAAGAAAACAGTGCGGCCAAACGTGTCGACAAATGGGGTCAGCGGGTCTCGCAGACGATCTACGACGCGGTGCGCCGTGACAAGATGGAAGACGGTATCGTGCAGAAAGGCGTGCTTGGCCAGAAGCGGCGCGGTGACCTTGAGATCAATTGGCGCAGCGGCGTGCAGGACGGAGCGATCACATCATGGTAA